The following proteins are encoded in a genomic region of Polynucleobacter paludilacus:
- a CDS encoding prepilin peptidase: MKSPNLIILVQMTLVLALIYLAYIDLTSFRLPNALTIPLIFLGLMFNFLTPLHFTNSTNALLGCILGYGFVWLMNFIYRALKKQSGIGMGDAKLLAALGAWLGADALPEILLIASLSGLVGGLLWLKWQKSQINHPFPFGPFLAFAGIIELLWPQAIQTSLLIQ; encoded by the coding sequence ATGAAATCACCCAATCTCATTATCTTGGTTCAAATGACACTCGTTCTAGCGCTCATTTATTTAGCCTACATCGACCTCACTAGCTTTCGACTTCCCAATGCCCTGACAATTCCATTGATTTTTTTGGGGCTAATGTTTAATTTTCTAACACCACTGCACTTTACCAATTCTACGAATGCCCTCCTCGGATGCATCTTGGGATATGGTTTTGTATGGTTGATGAACTTCATTTATCGTGCCCTGAAAAAACAGAGCGGGATTGGCATGGGGGACGCCAAGCTCCTAGCTGCCTTGGGTGCTTGGCTCGGTGCCGATGCCTTACCAGAGATCCTGCTAATTGCCTCTTTGAGCGGTCTTGTCGGGGGACTCCTTTGGCTCAAGTGGCAGAAATCTCAGATCAATCATCCTTTTCCTTTTGGGCCCTTTTTGGCCTTTGCTGGCATCATAGAACTCTTATGGCCTCAGGCAATTCAAACCTCTCTACTCATTCAGTGA
- a CDS encoding type II secretion system F family protein yields MLRRHLGIKGQLQFAEQLLSLLESGLPLLNAIELLQQVNGSDYSHFLPKLYTKLKQGNSLTQSLLLQGELFSPEFMNLIRVSERTGDLELALRTITRQLSAKIELSNQIRQALTYPIITLLSSIFLLLVMMIWVIPVFKEVFANFRAELPPATAMLIATSDLIQEFFLLILLLGLCGVGIFIFFWVRSIRLQKLCDLVSFQIPLFGNLLRLATLSNWCRTLGHLLHSGLALPDAIRITAQSSNHWLSHDLSAELFKHLTRGWPLRESLNRSDPHHYLFDQETLQLLSIGAESASLAKMLNKRAEVLQTRLSSQLNTLGQTIEPLLMIGIGLIIGALVVILYLPIFNLGQVV; encoded by the coding sequence ATGCTCCGCCGTCATTTAGGAATCAAAGGCCAACTGCAGTTTGCAGAGCAACTGCTGAGCCTTCTAGAATCTGGCCTACCACTGCTGAATGCGATTGAACTGCTACAACAAGTAAACGGGTCTGACTATAGCCACTTTCTGCCTAAGCTGTATACCAAACTGAAGCAAGGCAATAGCCTAACTCAGAGCTTATTACTTCAAGGGGAACTATTCTCACCAGAATTCATGAATTTGATTCGGGTTAGTGAACGCACTGGCGATCTAGAATTGGCTTTAAGAACGATTACCCGCCAACTGAGTGCAAAAATCGAACTCAGCAACCAGATTCGGCAAGCGCTAACCTATCCCATCATCACTTTATTGAGCTCTATTTTTTTACTTCTGGTAATGATGATTTGGGTAATTCCTGTTTTCAAGGAGGTATTTGCTAATTTTCGGGCGGAGCTACCACCGGCTACTGCGATGTTGATTGCGACTTCGGATTTAATCCAGGAATTCTTTCTACTAATCCTTCTACTAGGCCTTTGTGGAGTTGGCATCTTTATATTTTTTTGGGTTCGGTCAATCCGACTGCAGAAATTATGCGATCTAGTCAGCTTTCAGATACCCCTTTTTGGCAATCTACTGCGCTTAGCAACGCTGAGTAATTGGTGTCGCACCCTGGGTCATCTCCTGCATTCTGGATTAGCATTACCTGATGCCATTCGTATCACGGCCCAATCGTCTAATCATTGGTTGAGTCACGATCTCAGCGCTGAATTATTTAAACATCTAACCCGTGGCTGGCCATTGCGAGAATCTCTCAATAGATCTGATCCACATCACTATTTATTTGATCAGGAAACACTGCAGCTGTTATCGATTGGGGCAGAAAGCGCTTCCTTAGCCAAGATGCTCAATAAACGTGCAGAAGTTTTGCAAACTCGCCTGAGCAGTCAACTCAATACACTTGGTCAAACCATAGAGCCCTTGCTAATGATTGGCATTGGCCTCATTATTGGGGCCTTAGTGGTCATTCTGTATCTGCCAATATTTAACTTGGGACAAGTCGTCTGA
- a CDS encoding GspE/PulE family protein encodes MSQLEDDSLIIRAWHEITVNALQSRATDIHIEAGLQETVVRLRIDGALQLLARYPNLLHERLITRIKILARLDIAEKRLPQDGRLCIGSDFSKPDIDCRVSTMPTLYGEKAVVRILPSLIGDLALERVGLIPEQLSIFRSAIQQPHGLILVTGPTGSGKTRTLYSCLRELNQPEKNLCSIEDPIEIRLPGVNQVAFHEKAGLDFATIIRALLRQDPDILMIGEIRDSASARVVIEAAQTGHLVLSTLHTRNARGAIARLKTLGIEREHIESCLHCVSSQRLVRTYCQTCKGVALDSACSKCKGSGYFGRVGIHEVLNRRMIFDQNEPSIDLHLAGMRYVRQGLINPDMLAHEIGSACL; translated from the coding sequence TTGAGTCAGCTTGAAGACGACAGCCTCATTATCCGAGCCTGGCATGAGATTACAGTTAATGCGCTGCAATCTAGGGCTACGGATATTCATATTGAAGCTGGCCTTCAAGAGACAGTAGTTCGTCTCAGAATAGATGGCGCACTACAACTTTTAGCGCGTTATCCAAACTTGCTGCATGAACGCTTAATCACGCGCATCAAAATATTAGCGCGTCTTGATATTGCTGAAAAGCGTCTTCCTCAAGATGGCCGACTATGCATCGGTAGCGACTTTAGTAAGCCGGATATTGATTGTCGTGTCTCAACCATGCCTACTCTATATGGAGAAAAAGCAGTAGTCCGAATTCTTCCAAGTCTAATCGGCGACCTTGCATTGGAGCGTGTGGGTTTGATACCAGAGCAACTCAGTATTTTTCGCTCAGCAATTCAGCAGCCTCATGGTTTGATATTAGTTACTGGGCCAACTGGGTCTGGAAAAACCCGCACACTGTATAGCTGCCTAAGAGAGCTGAATCAGCCCGAGAAAAATCTATGCTCTATTGAAGACCCTATTGAGATTCGTCTACCTGGAGTCAATCAAGTTGCATTCCACGAAAAAGCAGGTCTGGATTTTGCAACGATTATTCGAGCACTTTTACGTCAAGATCCCGATATACTCATGATTGGCGAAATCAGAGACTCAGCTTCTGCTCGAGTAGTTATTGAAGCAGCCCAAACGGGGCATCTTGTTCTCAGCACGCTCCATACTCGTAATGCACGGGGCGCTATCGCCCGGCTTAAAACTTTAGGAATTGAACGTGAGCATATCGAATCATGTCTTCATTGCGTTAGCTCCCAGCGCCTAGTCAGAACCTACTGTCAGACCTGCAAAGGGGTAGCTCTTGATTCGGCTTGCTCAAAATGCAAAGGTTCTGGCTACTTCGGCAGAGTTGGCATTCATGAAGTATTGAATCGTCGCATGATTTTTGATCAGAATGAACCGTCAATTGATCTGCATTTAGCGGGTATGCGCTATGTTCGTCAAGGTCTAATTAATCCAGATATGCTTGCCCATGAAATTGGGTCAGCTTGCCTGTGA